A portion of the Podospora pseudoanserina strain CBS 124.78 chromosome 2, whole genome shotgun sequence genome contains these proteins:
- a CDS encoding hypothetical protein (COG:C; EggNog:ENOG503NW10): MSPPTDLPEMEYRFLGRSGLQVSAISLGGWLTYGGHVDREGTFACMKAAYDVGVNFFDCAEVYAKGESEKVMGEAIRKFGWQRNDLVISTKIYWGSAFSSRPVNNIGLSRKHIIEGMNQSLERLQLDYVDLIYAHRPDRNTPMEETVRAFNHLIDIGKALYWGTSEWDADEIAEARHYADKLNLIGPLMEQPRYNMLERLRVESTLTHLLRTPPSLGLTVFSPLRQGILSGKYKSGIPPDSRFAQTQLEFISGFWKRTGKEEFQEMVDTVSKLEPIAERLGVKQSVLALAWVLANKHVSSAITGASSPEQVYENVEALRVYKLLTEEVMGEIDEILGNKPPAVVMRF, from the exons ATGTCACCGCCTACTGATCTCCCCGAGATGGAATACCGCTTCTTGGGCCGCTCCGGTCTCCAAGTTTCTgccatctccctcggcgGCTGGCTGACATACGGCGGTCATGTAGACAGAGAAGGCACCTTCGCCTGCATGAAAGCCGCCTACGACGTCGGTGTCAACTTCTTTGACTGTGCCGAGGTGTACGCGAAGGGTGAGTCCGAAAAGGTCATGGGCGAGGCCATCAGGAAGTTTGGCTGGCAAAGAAACGATCTCGTCATCTCTACCAAG ATCTATTGGGGCTCAGCCTTCAGCAGCAGACCAGTAAACAACATCGGGCTCTCCCGAAAGCACATCATCGAAGGCATGAACCAATCCCTCGAACGCCTCCAACTCGACTATGTCGACTTGATCTACGCCCACAGACCAGACAGAAATACCCCCATGGAAGAAACAGTCCGAGCCTTCAACCATCTAATCGACATAGGCAAGGCCCTCTACTGGGGCACCAGCGAATGGGACGCAGACGAAATAGCCGAAGCACGCCACTACGCAGATAAACTCAACCTCATCGGTCCATTAATGG AACAGCCCCGGTACAACATGCTCGAGCGCCTCCGCGTCGaatccaccctcacccacctcctccgcactCCCCCATCCCTAGGCCTGACCGTCTTCTCCCCTTTGCGGCAGGGGATCCTCTCAGGAAAATACAAATCCGGCATCCCGCCCGACTCCCGCTTCGCCCAAACCCAGCTCGAGTTCATCTCCGGCTTCTGGAAGCGCACGGGCAAGGAAGAGTTTCAGGAAATGGTTGACACGGTCTCCAAGCTCGAACCAATCGCCGAGCGGTTGGGCGTGAAGCAGAGCGTGCTGGCGTTGGCGTGGGTGCTGGCTAACAAGCATGTTAGTAGCGCCATAACAGGAGCGAGCTCGCCGGAACAGGTGTATGAGAATgtggaggcgttgagggtgTACAAGTTGctgacggaggaggtgatgggggagattGATGAGATTTTGGGGAACAAGCCGccagcggtggtgatgaggttctAG
- a CDS encoding hypothetical protein (EggNog:ENOG503NZ27; COG:O) — protein MTTADLDVLLSMGFEQARAEIAAKKTGNLQQALDWLEANQDKSLEELQAQNQASAEDEDEDTTGANIPSGETAKSLVCNECGKKFRNHDQATFHATKTDHQDFSESTDEIAPLTEEEKKARLEELRQKLAAKRAVQSEAEKETAKRNEQIRMKATKDSQELKEELQRKERIKEAERKKQEKIADAEAKKRIKAKIEADKAERKRKEEEAKALREGRAPQAPVVAPAAPLSALGGSSASGSSAATARLRIQTKQKGNLMKTYPSETTLFEVAHDVEEETGVPVQSFQINFPRKTFEAGVDFGLTLKEAGFVPSAAIIAN, from the exons ATGACGACTGCCGATCTTGATGTGCTGCTCTCCATGGGCTTTGAGCAGGCTCGTGCGGAAATCGCCGCCAAGAAGACTGGAAACT TGCAACAAGCCCTTGATTGGCTAGAGGCAAACCAGGATAAGTCCTTGGAAGAGCTCCAGGCTCAGAACCAGGCCTCAGctgaggacgaagatgaagataCGACTGGTGCCAACATCCCTTCTGGCGAGACCGCAAAATCCTTGGTTTGCAACGAATGTGGCAAGAAGTTCCGCAACCACGACCAAGCCACCTTTCACGCTACCAAGAC AGACCACCAAGACTTCTCCGAGTCCACTGACGAGATTGCCCCGTTGacagaagaggaaaagaaagctAGACTAGAAGAGCTTCGACAGAAGCTCGCCGCGAAGAGAGCCGTCCAGTctgaggccgagaaggaaacCGCCAAGCGCAATGAGCAGATTCGTATGAAGGCCACCAAGGATTCCCaagagctcaaggaggagctTCAGCGCAAGGAGAGAatcaaggaggccgagaggaagaagcaagaGAAGATTGCCGATGCCGAAGCCAAGAAGCGCATCAAGGCAAAGATCGAGGCCGACAAGGCAGAGAGAAAgcgcaaggaggaggaggccaaggctcTCCGCGAGGGTAGAGCACCACAAGCCCCGGTTGTGGCTCCCGCCGCCCCATTGTCTGCTCTGGGAGGTAGTTCTGCTTCAGGCTCGTCCGCCGCCACTGCTCGTCTCAGGATTCAGACCAAGCAGAAGGGCAACTTGATGAAGACCTACCCAAGCGAAACGACTTTGTTCGAGGTGGCTCacgatgtggaggaggagactggTGTTCCTGTGCAGAGCTTCCAGATCAACTTCCCACGGAAGACATTCGAGGCTGGCGTGGACTTTGGGTTGACATTGAAGGAGGCCGGTTTTGTGCCCAGTGCTGCCATCATTGCCAACTAG
- a CDS encoding hypothetical protein (EggNog:ENOG503P7TG; COG:S): MSSTEAPKKVEWLVVIPDFPDAHEKRLEVRPQHFGGLKPAVDSGLYKMGGAVLNEPPQGSDPTKFSFAGSTIVISAASREEIKEVLRNDIYAKEGVWDAQMWPFLCAFRFPVPGQDEKFPDPNTKQ, from the exons ATGTCCTCCACCGAAGCCCCCAAAAAGGTAGAATGGCTCGTCGTCATCCCCGACTTCCCCGATGCTCATGAGAAGCGTCTCGAGGTCCGGCC TCAACACTTCGGCGGCCTCAAACCAGCTGTCGATTCCGGCCTCTACAAAATGGGCGGTGCCGTCCTCAACGAGCCCCCCCAGGGTTCCGACCCGACCAAGTTCTCTTTCGCAGGCAGCACCATCGTCATCAGCGCCGCCTCCcgggaggagatcaaggaggtgttgagaAATGACATCTACGCCAAGGAGGGAGTCTGGGAT GCCCAAATGTGGCCCTTCCTCTGCGCATTCCGGTTCCCAGTCCCTGGACAGGACGAAAAGTTCCCTGACCCTAATACCAAGCAGTAG
- the SCS2 gene encoding phosphatidylinositol-binding protein scs2 (EggNog:ENOG503P02E; COG:U), translated as MSVEIEPFELGFRRPFTIEVAQILKIKNTNKEPIAFKVKTTAPKQYCVRPNSGRVEPGHEVEVSVLLQAMKQEPPADAKCRDKFLVQSVTITGDKDFTNVQQIWDGVPKSAIQERKIRVSWLAANDDGNAEPAVSTPPRRSLANGHEDTPNAAPPAYSSPHDESTILDNASSGQPEQESREETGSTVAESAVAAVKTTAVETYEEIKAKLAQAEATIAQLKNDAASGLRQRKAAVTSEADNSKPSQPELAQATRQGTEGVSVKVVAILCFVSFMLAYFFF; from the exons ATGTCCGTCGAGATTGAACCCTTTGAGCTCGGCTTCCGCA GGCCATTTACTATCGAGGTCGCGCAGAtcctcaagatcaagaacaCCAACAAAGAGCCAATTGCTTTCAAG GTTAAAACGACAGCCCCTAAGCA GTACTGTGTTCGACCAAACTCTGGTCGTGTTGAGCCCGGCCATGAAGTCGAAGTTTCAG TCCTCCTGCAGGCCATGAAGCAGGAGCCTCCTGCCGACGCCAAGTGCCGTGACAAGTTCCTCGTCCAGTCCGTTACCATCACCGGCGACAAGGACTTCACCAATGTTCAGCAGATT TGGGACGGTGTGCCAAAGTCGGCAATCCAAGAGAGGAAGATCCGAGTCTCTTGGCTCGCCGCCAACGACGACGGAAACGCGGAACCTGCGGTGTCGACTCCTCCCCGTCGCTCACTTGCTAAT GGCCATGAGGATACCCCTAATGCCGCCCCTCCAGCCTACTCTTCCCCGCACGATGAATCCACCATTCTCGATAACGCCTCTTCAGGCCAACCCGAGCAGGAGTCCAGGGAGGAGACTGGGTCAACTGTCGCCGAATCCGCCGTGGCCGCCGTCAAGACCACAGCCGTCGAGACCTACGAAGAGATCAAGGCGAAGCTCGCTCAGGCGGAGGCTACGATTGCCCAGCTAAAGAACGACGCAGCAAGTGGACTCAGACAAAGGAAGGCAGCCGTAACCTCCGAGGCAGACAACAGCAAGCCTTCCCAGCCCGAGCTCGCCCAGGCGACGAGACAAGGTACCGAGGGTGTGTCCGTTAAGGTCGTGGCCATCCTGTGCTTTGTTAGTTTCATGTTGGCGTACTTTTTCTTTTAG
- a CDS encoding hypothetical protein (EggNog:ENOG503NUHI; COG:S; BUSCO:EOG092629ZN): protein METPAIPMPNDAREQEILQKLTAIRDQLLLLKMDRTKYIRSQDVMVHYQELVEQVKLLNEVRKGAHPGENRLDKVLESCFQLISLFFMTIGRTTDVPAAYALTSTVKRLLDHLTEAGLFSPKDLDSLSDTLGRLDGILKNANAQHSPYLVELLSKREELCKTMLTKLREKLDELDKPLQAIYERLISIMRSMSLANTKTKFATSEVQKLQAKLKEIEESRVDGKFVDEEGNEIRGSDLVSALLARCLRWSDIVLERKGQIPEAFRTKYEILTGVRNDLEKLSITQAWSLRETDLYDFQRELDKIDESRVDGNWVDDEGNPAELYVQRTLLYLIRRSYGYIYYLMNSSEPVSEALLPVYNQLQTLKRCLVEVKNSGGVSSVRELYPYSMKLNSIDNMRVDGKFMVGNDIPEGQGSVSELLAECFDLSYELRVAAEELEDGSTDS, encoded by the exons ATGGAGACCCCAGCGATTCCCATGCCCAACGATGCGCGGGAGCAGGAGATTCTGCAGAAGCTCACGGCTATCCGGGATCAACTGCTGCTCCTAAAGATGGACCGAACAAAGTACATTCGGAGCCAAGATGTCATGGTGCATTACCAGGAACTGGTGGAACAAGTCAAGCTGCTGAACGAGGTCCGAAAAGGGGCACATCCAGGGGAGAACAGAC TCGACAAGGTGCTCGAGAGCTGTTTCCAACTCATCTCCCTTTTCTTTATGACGATTGGGCGAACGACCGACGTTCCCGCCGCCTATGCCCTGACCTCGACTGTGAAGCGACTCCTCGATCATCTCACAGAAGCTGGTCTCTTCTCGCCAAAAGATCTCGACAGCCTTTCGGATACACTGGGAAGGTTGGATGGGATCTTGAAGAACGCGAACGCACAACATTCACCATACCTGGTCGAACTCCTTTCCAAACGCGAAGAGCTATGCAAGACGATGCTTACAAAGTTGCGGGAAAAGCTGGACGAGCTGGATAAACCTTTGCAGGCCATCTATGAGAGGTTAATATCTATCATGAGATCAATGTCGCttgccaacaccaagacaaaGTTCGCCACATCCGAAGTCCAGAAGCTGCAAGCAaagctcaaggagattgaAGAGTCCAGAGTGGATGGCAagtttgttgatgaagaagggaACGAAATCCGTGGCAGCGACCTAGTCTCAGCACTTCTGGCGAGGTGTTTGAGGTGGTCAGATATCGTGTTGGAGAG AAAGGGGCAAATACCTGAAGCTTTCAGAACAAAATACGAGATTCTCACCGGTGTGCGCAACGATCTTGAAAAGCTTTCCATCACGCAAGCCTGGTCCCTCCGAGAAACCGATTTGTACGATTTCCAACGAGAGCTCGACAAGATTGACGAGAGTAGGGTGGACGGGAACTGggtcgacgacgagggcAACCCTGCCGAACTGTACGTTCAACGAACGCTGCTTTACCTCATCAGACGCAGCTACGGCTACATTTATTACCTGATGAACTCGTCTGAGCCAGTGTCAGAGGCTTTGTTACCGGTGTACAACCAGTTGCAGACATTGAAGAGGTGTCTGGTGGAGGTCAAAAACTCGGGAGGCGTGAGCTCGGTTAGGGAGTTATATCCTTATAGCATGAAG CTCAATTCAATCGACAACATGCGCGTCGATGGCAAGTTCATGGTTGGCAACGACATTCCAGAGGGACAGGGAAGTGTCAGTGAGCTACTGGCTGAGTGCTTTGACCTCAGCTACGAGCTCAGGGTGGCCGCGGAAGAACTGGAAGATGGCAGTACTGATAGCTAG
- the ALTA12 gene encoding 60S acidic ribosomal protein P1 (EggNog:ENOG503P5HS; COG:J), whose amino-acid sequence MSTAELATSYAALILADDGVEITADKIQTIIKAAGIEDVEPIWASLFAKALEGKDVKDLLSNVGSGGGAAPAAAGGAAAAAGGAAEAAPEEAKEEEKEESDDDMGFGLFD is encoded by the exons ATGTCTACCGCTGAGCTTGCGACGTCCTATGCGGCCCTGATCCTCGCCGATGACGGTGTTGAGATCACT GCCGACAAGATCCAGACCATCATCAAGGCCGCCGGCATTGAGGATGTCGAGCCTATCTGGGCTTCCCTTTTCGCCAAG GCTCTCGAGGGCAAGGATGTGAAGGACCTTCTTTCCAACGTCGGctccggtggtggtgccgcccctgccgctgctggtggcgctgctgctgccgctggcgGCGCTGCTGAGGCCGCTCctgaggaggccaaggaggagg agaaggaggagtccGACGATGACATGGGCTTCGGTCTCTTCGACTAA
- a CDS encoding hypothetical protein (EggNog:ENOG503NXN7) → MPEVYRESRYARDTSPSDDEGYKRTTVRRYKVGPVSVEKTDRVERERDRDVEVVEEDRRSRYGGGSRVGRDREDHIEVDRRVERVYVPERPRSAFEPSPHSATYVERREVIEREREREPRDDFIRVDRTEYRDRGGDRDTVVERERIIERERDDRDYDRTRTVVERQVVERDDRNNEYWRQDITDRPKVVYESKELVRAERDREDAFSPRTPRDWERRSYWDEDKQTEVRVERRVEHRDSHGGEVVVERRIEERDHRDDDRYSGEIERWRKETEYYEPVVQPAPIVIRQRAPEQRIIVQEAPPPPPLVIREQAQETNVAIARIPTRDEEYYYRRESRELGPFRGEREEYEVERYGEPHRHHHHHHHSHSRHSHHHDGYSDAESDKEVYVRRRIVKREESSSPHRKRHIAEGALAGAGISAILASRRNAQGELPEKRGRKVLAGAALGAIGTEVARRAHSAYEDRYGEKDKEIIIRERSRSRLGHSRSRSRSRSPHSRLKTGLGIAAVALAAAGAAKLYQSNKVEKEEMARGRPVHRASSDSSRSPSRKRSKSAAAKAGLGTAAAVGLVQHYRHKRSKSRDGKSRSRSRLRTGAEMVAAGLAAAGAKKMYDKRQDKKEDEREKEALKRERELSDEEHYARDEESYRRRSRSRSLPRSGPTYPDADLPPTDPELGMVEYGAHPLYANPARPHDPYGAAMGPAAAAAGYESAAEEGRHRGRRKRGHRRRSRGDDSDYSADSEPETDKEKKRSGSKLRDLAAGAAAAGAAAFGIKKVRDSKKEKEKEKERDRDERDRERDRERDRDRDRDRDRSRRDRDEDRDRDRDKNRDRSRDRSRDRSRDRSYDRDIERRREREKSRGKERDQRRYEDEDDYRRTPSPAHASGGYYQPPPPPQPVVNNGFTNHPNYVSDNLHQQQYQPYRPPDYTGFSPQPPGVPPNSAATNNGMPPPPPHQMPPPPAPQGPPPNQPPGPEHVNGLNHKLTPFYSPPTSPIMTPQTETDDPNDDIPGTPRTARSVVFVPLSPKSQATLRRHREAQEAARSGAEEDSDITPPSPLGPTTSSDDDKALRKKSKAVSDDDDESAVEELPDRFDGEGRPLTAQGHEDRRGGVHSRKGSFEYRSPKGSNGLNMMGDWAVSGTDKETVERIVQNVTGVLEGKGSWMGLIGGLLSGNLLQGGHGEGSGSRDGNRDSRDRKGKGRGHDRSEDEGDDEDDDRYRRRKRSDNRQTEDERGESSRGTKKGRHDSHDYDHDDDDYYGDEDRKRRRSRRSSRRYHRDDDDSDDRQRRHR, encoded by the exons ATGCCCGAGGTGTACCGCGAGTCCCGTTACGCCCGGGACACGTCGCCCTCCGACGATGAGGGCTACAAGAGAACCACAGTGCGTCGGTACAAAGTTGGACCGGTCTCAGTGGAGAAGACTGATCGGGTGGAGCGCGAGCGTGACCGCGATGTCgaggtcgtggaggaggatcgCCGCAGCCGATATGGTGGCGGCAGCCGTGTAGGCCGGGATCGGGAGGACCACATCGAGGTCGACCGTCGGGTTGAGAGGGTGTACGTTCCCGAGCGTCCTCGCTCTGCCTTCGAACCGTCGCCTCACAGCGCCACCTATGTAGAGCGCCGTGAGGTAATcgagcgggagagggagcgcGAGCCCAGAGACGACTTCATCCGGGTCGACCGGACCGAGTATCGCGATCGCGGCGGGGACAGGGACACTGTTGTGGAGCGGGAGCGCATTATcgagcgggagcgggatgACCGGGACTATGACCGGACCCGCACCGTGGTTGAGAGGCAGGTTGTGGAGCGAGATGACCGGAACAACGAGTATTGGCGTCAGGATATCACCGACCGCCCCAAGGTTGTCTACGAGTCCAAGGAACTTGTCCGAGCCGAGCGCGATCGCGAAGATGCCTTCTCGCCGAGGACTCCTCGTGACTGGGAACGCCGTTCATACTGGGATGAGGACAAGCAGACTGAAGTCCGAGTGGAGAGGAGAGTCGAGCACCGGGATTCCCACggcggtgaggttgtggtaGAACGCCGGATTGAGGAGCGTGACCACCGTGACGACGACAGGTACAGCGGAGAGATTGAACGCTGGCGCAAGGAGACGGAATACTACGAACCCGTCGTCCAGCCTGCCCCCATCGTCATTCGCCAACGTGCCCCTGAGCAGAGAATCATTGTTCAGGAGGcccccccaccgccgcctcttGTCATCCGTGAACAGGCTCAAGAGACCAATGTGGCGATAGCCCGCATCCCCACTCGGGACGAGGAATACTATTATCGCCGGGAATCTCGCGAGCTCGGTCCTTTCCGTGGAGAACGTGAAGAATACGAGGTTGAACGCTATGGCGAgcctcaccgccaccaccatcatcaccaccacagccataGCCGTCacagccatcatcatgacGGTTATAGCGATGCCGAGTCAGATAAAGAGGTGTATGTCAGACGGAGAATCGTCAAGCGTGAGGAGTCGAGCAGTCCCCACAGGAAGCGCCACATTGCCGAAGGTGCTCTTGCTGGCGCAGGTATCTCTGCCATTCTAGCATCTCGCCGCAATGCCCAGGGTGAGCTTCCTGAGAAGCGTGGTCGCAAAGTCCTCGCTGGCGCTGCCCTGGGAGCCATCGGTACCGAGGTTGCCAGACGCGCTCACAGCGCCTACGAAGACAGGTATGGAgaaaaggacaaggagaTCATCATCAGGGAGCGCTCTCGGTCTCGGCTTGGGCATTCGCGTTCGCGCTCTCGTTCGCGGTCACCTCACTCTAGGCTCAAGACAGGTCTTGGTATCGCCGCTGTGGCTCTCGCAGCTGCCGGCGCTGCCAAACTGTACCAGAGCAACAAGGtcgaaaaggaggagatggcccGCGGACGCCCCGTCCACCGTGCTTCAAGCGACAGCTCCCGTTCCCCCAGCCGCAAGCGATCCAAAAGCGCAGCAGCCAAAGCCGGACTCGGCACTGCCGCCGCGGTTGGACTCGTCCAGCACTACCGCCACAAGAGAAGCAAGTCCCGCGATGGTAAGAGCCGCTCCCGATCTCGCCTGCGCACCGGCGCCGAGATGGTAGCCGCCGGTCTTGCCGCCGCTGGGGCCAAGAAGATGTACGACAAGCgacaggacaagaaggaggacgagcGCGAGAAGGAGGCGCTGAAGCGTGAGCGCGAGCTCAGCGATGAAGAGCACTATGCGCGCGATGAGGAATCCTATCGCCGgcgcagcagaagcagaagttTACCTCGGTCCGGACCCACGTACCCCGACGCTGACCTTCCACCCACTGATCCTGAATTAGGCATGGTTGAGTACGGGGCGCACCCCCTGTATGCGAACCCGGCCCGTCCCCACGATCCTTACGGCGCGGCGATGGGACCGGCTGCCGCGGCAGCGGGGTATGAATccgcggcggaggagggccgACACCGCGgacggaggaagaggggccACCGAAGACGATCGAGAGGCGATGATAGTGATTACTCGGCCGACAGCGAGCCCGAGacggacaaggagaagaagaggagtgGCAGTAAGCTGAGAGACTTGGCTGCCGGAGCTGCTGCGGCTGGCGCTGCGGCCTTTGGCATCAAGAAGGTTCGTGATagcaagaaagagaaagaaaaggaaaaagaaagggatAGAGATGAGAGAGACCGAGAGAGGGATCGTGAGAGAGACCGCGATAGGGACCGTGATAGGGATCGTAGCAGGAGAGATCGTGACGAAGACCGAGACCGTGACCGTGACAAGAACAGAGACCGATCTAGGGACAGGTCTAGGGACCGAAGCCGAGATAGGAGCTATGACCGTGACATcgagcggaggagggagcgggAGAAGAGCCGGGGCAAAGAGCGGGACCAAAGAC GCtatgaggatgaagacgacTACAGACGAACGCCATCTCCAGCCCATGCCTCGGGCGGATACTAtcaaccaccgccaccgccgcagcCTGTCGTCAACAACGGCTTCACCAACCATCCCAACTACGTCTCGGACAACCTCCATCAGCAGCAATACCAGCCCTACCGCCCACCTGACTACACCGGCTTCTCCCCTCAACCGCCTGGTGTCCCGCCCAACTCGGcagccaccaacaacggcatgccacctccccctccacaccagatgccgccgccgccagcaccCCAAGGTCCGCCACCTAATCAACCCCCAGGCCCTGAACATGTGA ATGGTCTAAACCACAAGCTCACCCCCTTctactcccccccaacatcccccatCATGACCCCCCAAACCGAAACCGACGACCCCAACGACGACATCCCCGGCACCCCTCGCACCGCCCGCTCGGTGGTCTTCGTTCCCCTgtcccccaaatcccaagccaccctccgccgccaccgcgaAGCCCAGGAAGCCGCAAGGTCAGGCGCAGAAGAGGACAGCGACATcacgcctccttctcccctcggccccaccaccagcagcgaCGATGACAAAGCTCTTCGCAAGAAATCCAAAGCGGTATcagatgacgatgatgaatCTGCCGTGGAGGAGCTGCCAGATCGGTTTGACGGCGAGGGGAGACCGCTTACCGCCCAGGGGCATGAAGACAGGCGGGGTGGGGTGCACTCTAGGAAGGGGTCGTTTGAGTACCGCAGCCCAAAGGGATCGAATGGGCTGAACATGATGGGTGATTGGGCTGTCAGCGGGACGGACAaggagacggtggagaggattGTGCAAAATGTCACAGGAGTcttggaagggaaggggagttggatggggttgattgGAGGTTTGCTAAGCGGCAATCTGTTGCAAGGTGGTCACGGTGAAGGAAGCGGTAGTCGGGATGGGAACAGGGATAGTAGAGACAGAAAGGGCAAAGGTCGGGGTCACGATCggagtgaggatgagggtgatgatgaggacgatgatcGGTATAGAAGGCGGAAGAGGAGTGATAACAGACAGACGGAGGATGAGCGGGGGGAGAGCAGTCGGGGGACCAAAAAAGGACGTCACGATTCTCACGATTACGAccatgatgacgatgattaTTACGGTGATGAAGATCGAaagcggaggaggagtaggaGGAGTAGTAGGCGATATCAcagggatgatgatgacagtgATGATCGGCAGAGGAGGCATCGGTGA